The following proteins are encoded in a genomic region of Oncorhynchus tshawytscha isolate Ot180627B unplaced genomic scaffold, Otsh_v2.0 Un_contig_3062_pilon_pilon, whole genome shotgun sequence:
- the LOC121845741 gene encoding putative ubiquitin carboxyl-terminal hydrolase 50 — translation MDDSNGSAANPSGVQGQVMPMEELGCSSGWGVKGEQGKREDRRLAGVCGLANSGNSCYMNAVLQCLFSTVPLVEHLLSSHKRSQLAKRNSPVAGVFVHLFQEVWQGQGGTSFTSPGEMRALVSSLHTQFNNQSQQDAQELLLLLLNALHDDLKNVHTHTHTHTHSCHHTTPSTRLLPHDSFHTTPSTRLHPHDSFHTTPSTRLLPHDSFHTTPSTRLLPHDSFHTTPPTTPPTRLRPHDSFHTTPSTRLRPHDSFHTYNVCVCMIPLLQKGERRQARSSQRLCLGRKSLSSAPAAGDSTVVTRLFEGQLSYQMLCLRCDGHSHSNQVFTILSLPIPLDSYKCSLQDCLSLFFQQSTLTCGDQKLCPECGVKRDTAVLTSMAKPPEILVLHLKRWEADNPSLPFGCHGSEKRKLRTNVLFSLDSLDLTPFLSRPSANHTSYSLYAVVVSFCTHTHTHTHTHTHTHTHTHTHTHTTHTHTHTPRGGQLIIMAVTEQMERLQTHGNVCLIPFHHFYSSHYHEPVLPNHGATSRDRHAPTPSCDTHIHDAPVWNNTVNHEHMTPPVCVFPPVQNHTGDLDMGHYTALCHSTLSSSWHHFDDTAVSEVVDFLVQSPNAYILLYSRQPFHRPNIPQI, via the exons TGCAGCCAATCCCAGCGGTGTTCAGGGTCAGGTGATGCCCATGGAGGAGTTGGGGTGTAGCTCAGGATGGGGGGTGAAGGGggagcaggggaagagagaggacaggcggCTGGCGGGGGTGTGTGGTCTGGCTAACAGTGGTAACTCCTGCTACATGAACGCTGTGCTGCAGTGTCTCTTCTCCACTGTGCCGTTGGTGGAACACCTTCTCAGCTCACACAAACGCTCCCAGCTGGCCAA gcGTAACAGTCCTGTAGCGGGGGTGTTTGTGCACCTCTTCCAGGAGGTGTGGCAGGGTCAGGGGGGTACCAGCTTCACCTCTCCAGGGGAGATGAGggccttggtctcctccctgcACACCCAGTTCAACAACCAATCACAGCAGGACGCCCAGGAGCTACTCCTCCTCCTGCTCAACGCCCTGCATGATGACCTCAAgaatgtacacacgcacacacacacacacacacattcctgccACCACACGACTCCGTCCACACGACTCCTTCCACACGACTCCTTCCACACGACTCCTTCCACACGACTCCATCCACACGACTCCTTCCACACGACTCCTTCCACACGACTCCTTCCACACGACTCCTTCCACACGACTCCTTCCACACGACTCCTTCCACACGACTCCTTCCACACGACTCCGCCCACGACTCCACCCACACGACTCCGCCCACACGACTCCTTCCACACGACTCCGTCCACACGACTCCGCCCACACGACTCCTTCCACACG tacaatgtgtgtgtgtgtatgattccCTTGctacagaagggggagagacgtCAGGCACGTTCTTCCCAGCGGTTGTGTCTGGGCAGGAAGTCGCTCAGCTCGGCGCCAGCGGCGGGGGATTCTACGGTGGTGACACGTCTCTTCGAGGGACAACTCAGCTACCAGATGCTGTGTCTGCGCTGTGATGGACACTCTCACAGCAACCAAGTCTTCACCATCCTGTCTCTGCCTATACCACTGGACTCATACAAGTGCTCCCTACAG gacTGCCTGTCACTGTTCTTCCAGCAGAGTACGTTGACGTGTGGAGATCAGAAGTTGTGTCCAGAGTGTGGAGTGAAGAGAGACACAGCTGTCCTCACCAGCATGGCCAAACCACCTGAGATACTGGTGCTGCACCTCAAACGGTGGGAGGCTGACAACCCATCTCTCCC TTTTGGTTGCCATGGGAGTGAGAAGAGGAAGTTGAGGACCAATGTGTTGTTCTCATTGGACAGTTTAGACCTAACCCCCTTCCTGTCCAGACCCTCAGCCAATCACACCAGCTACTCTCTCTACGCAGTGGTGGTGAgtttctgcacacacacacacacacacacacacacacacacacacacacacacacacacacacacacacacacacacaacacacacacacacacacacaccgaggggaggacagctcattatAATGGCCGTAACGGAGCAGATGGAACGGCTTCAAACTCATGGAAAcgtgtgtttgattccattccaccatttttactccagccattaccacgagcctgtcctccccaatcacggagccaccagc agagacagacatgcacCTACACCCTCCTGTGATACACATATACATGATGCTCCTGTCTGGAACAACACAGTCAACCATGAACACATGACTCCACCGGTGTGTGTCTTCCCCCCCGTCCAGAACCACACAGGAGACCTGGACATGGGTCACTACACGGCCCTGTGCCACAGTACCCTGTCTAGCAGCTGGCACCACTTCGATGACACGGCCGTGAGCGAGGTAGTGGACTTCTTGGTGCAGTCTCCTAACGCCTACATCCTGCTGTACAGCCGTCAACCCTTCCACAGGCCCAACATACCCCAGATCTGA